One window of the Cryptomeria japonica chromosome 7, Sugi_1.0, whole genome shotgun sequence genome contains the following:
- the LOC131074576 gene encoding uncharacterized protein LOC131074576, with protein MAFGREVAVTITFVVLGMRCLLVLGGMECETLPVELCAFSVSSTGFRCILEKNYSPAETSSLYQCKSSAIMAEEMREWIESEECVETCGLHRMSVGMSTDELNEYSEFSYKLCSDKCLTSCPNVVDLYLTLAAEEGIYLPHLCEAHNKYSRRIAFQFQKGKANGNGNGNGNDIDNENERESEDGPAPAPGPTAPAPNEGID; from the exons ATGGCTTTTGGAAGAGAAGTTGCAGTTACCATTACTTTTGTAGTTTTGGGAATGCGATGTTTGCTTGTGCTGG GAGGCATGGAATGTGAAACGCTGCCGGTAGAATTGTGCGCTTTCTCTGTGTCATCGACTGGTTTTCGCTGTATTCTTGAGAAGAATTACTCACCGGCCGaaacatcatcattataccaatgCAAG TCGTCGGCCATCATGGCGGAGGAGATGAGAGAATGGATTGAGAGTGAAGAGTGTGTGGAAACTTGTGGGTTGCACAGAATGAGCGTGGGCATGTCGACTGATGAACTTAACGAATATTCTGAATTCTCTTATAAATTGTGCTCAGACAAGTGCCTAACTAGTTGCCCTAACGTTGTGGATCTATACCTCACTCTTGCTGCAGAAGAAG GAATATATTTACCACATTTATGTGAAGCTCACAACAAATATAGTAGAAGAATAGCATTCCAATTTCAGAAAGGAAAAGCGAATGGgaatggaaatggaaatggaaatgaTATTGATAATGAGAATGAGCGTGAGAGTGAGGATGGCCCTGCACCTGCACCAGGACCCACTGCTCCTGCACCCAATGAAGGCATAGATTAA